One Bermanella sp. WJH001 genomic region harbors:
- a CDS encoding VF530 family protein, whose protein sequence is MSDDVNFKNNPLHGVSLKNLLIEIVDHYSFEILFAYLNINCFKTNPSIESSVKFLKKTDWAREKVESFYMYEYKNLPKPSSTQFKISPRDRIVPEHHQVGEPAELSLEDAERLRVKRAKKAAEFNQGGFGKRGNSNKSFTPRSHSETPKPKPAKTDASTSSNPWGNWEK, encoded by the coding sequence ATGTCTGATGATGTTAATTTTAAAAATAACCCGCTACACGGGGTGAGCCTTAAGAACCTATTAATTGAGATTGTTGACCATTACAGCTTTGAGATTCTATTTGCCTATTTGAACATCAACTGCTTCAAAACCAACCCAAGCATTGAATCCAGTGTGAAGTTTTTAAAGAAAACCGATTGGGCTCGTGAAAAAGTCGAATCATTCTATATGTATGAATATAAAAATCTGCCTAAACCATCATCCACTCAATTTAAAATCTCTCCACGGGATCGCATTGTGCCTGAACACCACCAAGTGGGTGAGCCAGCTGAATTATCACTCGAAGACGCCGAACGTCTACGAGTGAAGCGTGCAAAAAAAGCCGCCGAATTTAATCAAGGGGGTTTTGGTAAACGTGGTAACTCAAATAAAAGTTTTACCCCACGCAGCCATAGTGAAACACCTAAACCAAAACCTGCAAAAACCGATGCTTCAACCAGTTCGAATCCTTGGGGAAATTGGGAAAAATAA
- the hemB gene encoding porphobilinogen synthase — protein sequence MAFTDGQRFFPETRMRRMRADDFSRRLMRENQLSPNNLIYPMFILDGKNQREPIISMPGIERLSIDLAVEECKLLSSLGIPAVALFPVTPNEHKSEFAEEAYNPDGIAQRAVKAIKDACPEMGVITDVALDPFTTHGQDGIIDETGYVLNDRTVETLVMQAISHADAGADIVAPSDMMDGRIGMIRAALEESQHVNTRILAYSAKYASAYYGPFRDAVGSASNLGKGNKFNYQMDPANSNEALHEVSMDLSEGADMIMIKPGMPYLDIVRRVKDEFQAPTFVYQVSGEYAMHMAAVQNGWLDEKAVMMESLMCIKRAGADGILTYFAKAAALEMNK from the coding sequence ATGGCATTTACTGATGGCCAACGTTTTTTTCCTGAAACCCGCATGCGCCGTATGCGTGCTGATGACTTTAGTCGTCGCTTGATGCGTGAAAACCAGCTTAGTCCCAATAACTTAATTTACCCAATGTTCATATTAGATGGCAAAAATCAGCGCGAGCCGATTATCTCTATGCCGGGGATTGAGCGTTTATCCATCGATTTAGCCGTAGAGGAGTGCAAACTTCTCAGCTCGTTGGGCATCCCTGCGGTGGCACTGTTCCCAGTGACACCTAACGAACACAAAAGTGAATTCGCCGAAGAAGCCTACAACCCTGATGGCATTGCCCAGCGTGCGGTGAAAGCCATTAAAGATGCCTGCCCTGAAATGGGCGTGATCACAGATGTGGCACTTGACCCGTTCACCACCCATGGCCAAGACGGCATCATTGATGAAACCGGTTACGTACTAAACGATCGCACCGTCGAAACCTTAGTGATGCAGGCCATCAGTCACGCAGATGCAGGTGCCGATATTGTTGCCCCAAGTGACATGATGGATGGTCGCATCGGTATGATTCGCGCCGCCCTTGAAGAATCTCAACATGTGAATACCCGTATCTTGGCTTACAGCGCCAAATACGCCTCGGCTTATTACGGGCCATTCCGTGATGCAGTGGGCAGCGCGAGCAACCTTGGTAAGGGCAACAAGTTTAATTATCAAATGGACCCTGCCAACTCAAACGAAGCCTTGCACGAAGTCAGCATGGATTTATCCGAAGGGGCTGACATGATCATGATCAAACCGGGCATGCCATATCTTGATATAGTGCGTCGCGTAAAAGATGAGTTCCAAGCACCTACGTTTGTTTATCAAGTGAGTGGCGAGTACGCCATGCATATGGCCGCCGTGCAAAATGGCTGGTTAGACGAAAAAGCCGTCATGATGGAAAGCCTGATGTGCATTAAACGAGCCGGTGCTGACGGCATTCTGACCTATTTTGCCAAAGCCGCCGCCCTTGAAATGAATAAATAG
- a CDS encoding heme biosynthesis HemY N-terminal domain-containing protein gives MSKRLLLIILLLLGGTLLGHYMLQGSGYVLVSFQNWVLETSLWVFLIILAGSVFTIYAAIHIVITIMGGPSLLKNWHEKRGINTAIGKTVRGLIYLAEGNFKQSEKLLMAGAHGKGKIINYLAAARAAQMAGNFERSDELMAQAVKSTKGAELAVGLQQAQLQLEREQFEQCLATCLRLQKQFPKHQYVNKMLLKAHMALEDWQAVIELLPSLNKHKLLPNKKFQKLEVEAYGKLIEHMIRSRNTASKDPKALLDVWKNIPTRTIKEMDFLPLAHAFIEHLIHLGAQQEAEAQLRYLLQHHFSDELMSLYGWVKGKDVKRQLLFAQDQLKQRPNDAVLLLSLGRIALMNELFDDAQAYLEASLAQENSAEVRSELSRLYLANNENEKAIAMLRQGLGLDLPDLPLPH, from the coding sequence ATGAGCAAACGCTTACTCCTCATTATTTTACTATTGCTAGGCGGCACCTTACTTGGGCATTACATGCTGCAAGGCAGTGGTTATGTATTGGTTAGTTTCCAAAATTGGGTACTTGAAACCAGCTTATGGGTCTTTCTCATCATCTTAGCGGGTAGTGTATTCACTATTTATGCTGCCATTCATATTGTAATAACCATCATGGGCGGCCCAAGCTTATTAAAGAATTGGCATGAAAAACGTGGCATCAATACCGCCATCGGTAAAACCGTAAGAGGTTTAATTTATTTAGCCGAAGGTAATTTTAAACAAAGCGAAAAGTTATTAATGGCAGGTGCCCACGGTAAAGGCAAAATCATCAATTATTTAGCTGCCGCCCGCGCCGCACAAATGGCAGGTAACTTTGAGCGCAGTGATGAACTTATGGCCCAAGCGGTTAAAAGCACAAAAGGGGCTGAATTAGCGGTCGGTTTACAACAGGCACAACTGCAATTAGAACGCGAACAATTTGAACAATGTTTAGCAACCTGTTTACGTTTACAAAAACAATTTCCTAAGCACCAGTACGTTAATAAAATGCTACTCAAAGCTCACATGGCCCTAGAAGATTGGCAAGCGGTTATTGAGCTATTACCAAGCCTTAACAAACATAAATTATTGCCCAATAAGAAATTTCAAAAGCTTGAAGTGGAAGCCTACGGCAAATTAATTGAACACATGATTCGCTCGCGTAACACTGCCAGCAAAGACCCAAAAGCACTACTGGATGTATGGAAAAATATTCCAACTCGTACCATCAAAGAAATGGACTTTTTGCCGTTAGCCCACGCGTTTATTGAGCACTTAATTCACCTTGGTGCACAGCAAGAAGCTGAAGCCCAACTACGTTATTTGTTACAACATCACTTCAGTGATGAACTTATGAGTTTATATGGCTGGGTGAAAGGCAAAGATGTAAAACGCCAATTACTATTTGCACAAGATCAATTAAAGCAGCGCCCTAACGATGCCGTATTGTTATTGTCATTAGGGCGCATTGCCTTGATGAATGAACTATTCGACGATGCACAAGCGTATTTAGAAGCAAGCCTCGCACAAGAAAACAGTGCCGAAGTGCGCAGTGAATTAAGCCGCTTATATCTAGCTAATAATGAAAATGAAAAAGCCATTGCCATGTTAAGACAAGGTTTGGGTTTGGACTTACCAGACTTACCACTGCCACATTAA
- a CDS encoding uroporphyrinogen-III C-methyltransferase has protein sequence MSDQQPNNSNNKALPNKNNTSKATNTPWFVLVAVLIIAALVFAQYRIEILLRNQSALEQQLQSVTQQSQQQAIENGKQLSQYEQSQKALTEMQGQLAFMQHTLNQIPGARLDDWKLAETEYLLRLANQRVYLQNEFKGAHGLFDAANQVLASLDDPALLVVREQIAKEMLLLGQHSQLDRQGIYSELQALKALIHDSIQPPNEFTDATASNTTGATEPDMGLWQQLLSLVSIRHREEAFSAPLSASQYQLLEHNLNLMLEQAQWALLKADNTTYQNSLISAQEWISKNIRHSNANVVLKNITALSKIDVTQTAPQVSESLRLLRQLLQDRTYAPSSIQSKDKTNADDSAKPNKTETKPAPLKDAPQLDTNKEEKA, from the coding sequence GTGAGTGATCAGCAGCCAAATAACAGCAACAACAAAGCTCTGCCAAATAAAAACAACACCAGCAAAGCAACCAACACCCCTTGGTTCGTATTGGTCGCGGTACTGATTATTGCTGCTCTGGTTTTTGCTCAATATCGCATTGAAATTCTGCTGCGCAACCAAAGTGCCCTAGAACAACAACTGCAAAGCGTCACCCAGCAAAGCCAACAACAAGCCATTGAAAATGGCAAGCAATTATCACAGTACGAACAAAGCCAAAAAGCCCTCACCGAAATGCAGGGCCAACTGGCCTTTATGCAGCACACACTGAATCAAATTCCCGGCGCTCGTTTAGACGATTGGAAATTAGCCGAAACCGAGTACCTATTACGTCTAGCCAATCAGCGTGTGTATTTACAAAACGAATTCAAAGGTGCCCACGGTTTATTTGATGCAGCAAACCAAGTTTTAGCCAGCCTTGATGACCCTGCTCTATTGGTCGTGCGAGAGCAAATCGCCAAAGAAATGCTATTGCTAGGCCAGCACAGTCAATTAGATCGCCAAGGCATTTACAGTGAATTGCAGGCACTTAAAGCGTTGATTCACGATAGCATTCAACCTCCCAATGAATTTACCGACGCCACCGCATCAAACACAACTGGCGCAACTGAACCAGACATGGGGTTATGGCAGCAGCTGTTGTCTTTGGTGAGCATTCGTCATCGTGAGGAGGCCTTCAGCGCGCCATTAAGCGCCAGCCAATATCAATTACTTGAGCACAACCTAAACTTGATGCTTGAGCAAGCACAATGGGCACTTCTTAAAGCCGACAACACCACCTACCAAAATAGTTTAATCAGCGCTCAAGAATGGATTAGCAAAAATATCCGCCACAGCAACGCCAATGTGGTGTTAAAAAACATCACCGCCCTCAGTAAAATTGATGTTACACAAACCGCGCCTCAAGTAAGCGAATCATTACGTCTACTGCGTCAATTATTACAAGATCGCACCTATGCACCCAGCAGCATTCAAAGCAAAGACAAAACCAATGCTGATGACAGCGCTAAACCCAACAAAACCGAAACCAAACCTGCCCCATTAAAAGACGCGCCACAACTAGATACCAATAAAGAGGAGAAAGCTTAA
- a CDS encoding thioesterase family protein, producing the protein MKTEFTETELNLALNFMNQIPFNQHIGLEVHKFDADVAIFKINMRKELVGNWLQGILHGGVIASALDVAGGTAALVGAYKQRLDLPQEERAKSLAKLGTIDMRVDYLRPGKGKEFFASASILRIGSKVAVTRMEFKNEEDELIAVGTGTYMCG; encoded by the coding sequence ATGAAAACAGAATTTACCGAAACCGAACTGAATCTAGCCCTTAATTTCATGAATCAAATCCCCTTCAATCAACACATCGGCTTAGAAGTTCACAAGTTCGATGCTGATGTGGCTATCTTCAAAATCAATATGCGCAAAGAGCTGGTGGGTAACTGGCTGCAAGGCATTTTACATGGTGGTGTGATCGCCAGTGCGTTAGATGTGGCTGGCGGCACTGCTGCCTTGGTGGGAGCTTATAAACAGCGTTTAGATTTACCCCAAGAAGAGCGCGCTAAAAGCCTAGCAAAACTGGGCACCATTGATATGCGCGTGGATTACCTGCGCCCAGGTAAAGGCAAAGAGTTTTTTGCAAGCGCCTCTATTTTACGTATTGGCTCAAAAGTGGCGGTCACACGTATGGAATTTAAAAACGAAGAAGATGAATTAATTGCCGTGGGTACTGGCACATATATGTGTGGATAA
- the ppk1 gene encoding polyphosphate kinase 1: MSTTDTQDSIDLSSPEFYFNRELSHMQFNIRVLEQTLDQAHPLLNRLMFLCIFSSNLDEFFEVRVAELKKQLAFSREIPGPDGSPPAEVLEQIHNLVTHTVERQYNILNEQLFPQLEEENIRFIRRADWTTKQKNWVKEYFNEEIQPVISPIGLDPAHPFPRLVNKSLNFIVELDGKDAFGRNTGLALIPAPRSLPRIVRFPDEICESGDNYVFLSSMIHEFASELFPGMKVKGCYQFRLTRNADLTFDKEDMADLASALEGELHERDFGDAVRLEVAHNCPPALWQFLLDKFNLTEQDLYCVNGLVNVHRLMAVAAGADRPELRYPSFTASIPKGLQGKKDFFEAIKKNDQLLLHPFQSFTPVVDLVRTAAKDPDVLAIKQTLYRTGATSEIVDALVDAARKGKEVTVVIELRARFDEEENLHLANRLQEAGAVVVYGVVGYKTHAKMLMIVRRENKKLRRYVHLGTGNYHAGNARLYTDYSLITCNKDITEDIHKVFQQLTGMGKALSIKKIYHAPFTLHKSLLALIAKEADNAKNGKPARIIVKVNSLTEPKIIKALYQASQAGVEIDCIVRGMCRLVPGIPEVSENIRVRSIIGRFLEHTRVYYFENNGDSKIFGASADWMERNLLSRVETCFPIDNEKWAARMKADLELYLTDNCQSWVLQRDGSYIKSEPKNGEEQISAQQVLLDTLAV, translated from the coding sequence ATGAGCACAACGGATACCCAAGACAGCATTGATCTTAGTTCACCGGAATTTTACTTTAACCGTGAGCTTAGCCACATGCAGTTTAATATTCGTGTGCTTGAGCAAACCTTAGATCAGGCTCACCCGTTATTAAACCGTTTAATGTTCTTGTGTATTTTCTCAAGTAACTTGGATGAATTTTTTGAAGTCCGTGTGGCTGAGTTAAAAAAACAATTAGCCTTTAGTCGTGAAATCCCAGGACCAGATGGTTCACCACCGGCTGAAGTGTTAGAGCAAATTCATAATTTGGTTACCCATACAGTTGAGCGCCAATACAACATTTTGAATGAGCAATTGTTTCCGCAGTTAGAAGAAGAAAACATTCGCTTTATTCGCCGCGCCGACTGGACCACTAAACAAAAAAACTGGGTAAAAGAATATTTCAATGAAGAAATACAGCCTGTCATTAGCCCAATAGGTTTAGACCCTGCTCACCCTTTCCCACGGTTAGTGAACAAGTCATTAAACTTTATTGTTGAGTTAGACGGCAAAGATGCGTTTGGTCGTAACACGGGCCTTGCGTTAATTCCTGCGCCACGCTCTTTACCGCGCATTGTGCGCTTTCCTGATGAAATTTGTGAAAGTGGCGATAACTATGTTTTTCTTTCCAGCATGATTCACGAATTTGCTTCTGAATTATTTCCGGGCATGAAAGTAAAAGGTTGTTATCAATTTCGCTTAACCCGTAATGCGGATTTGACCTTTGACAAAGAAGACATGGCGGACCTTGCAAGTGCACTAGAAGGCGAACTGCATGAACGAGACTTTGGTGATGCGGTACGTTTAGAGGTCGCACATAACTGCCCACCTGCGTTATGGCAATTTTTGTTAGATAAATTTAATCTGACTGAACAAGATTTATATTGTGTAAATGGCTTGGTAAACGTTCATCGTCTAATGGCTGTGGCTGCTGGCGCCGATCGCCCTGAATTACGTTATCCGTCTTTTACTGCCAGCATTCCAAAAGGGCTACAAGGCAAAAAAGATTTCTTTGAAGCCATCAAGAAAAATGATCAACTATTACTGCACCCTTTTCAAAGTTTCACACCCGTTGTGGACTTAGTTCGCACCGCAGCAAAAGACCCAGATGTACTGGCTATTAAACAAACCCTGTACCGCACAGGTGCCACTTCGGAAATTGTAGATGCACTGGTTGATGCCGCTCGTAAAGGTAAAGAAGTGACGGTGGTCATCGAACTGCGCGCGCGATTTGATGAAGAAGAAAACTTACACTTAGCAAACCGTTTACAAGAAGCCGGAGCGGTTGTGGTGTATGGCGTAGTAGGTTACAAAACCCACGCTAAAATGCTGATGATTGTTCGCCGCGAAAATAAAAAATTACGTCGCTATGTGCACCTTGGCACCGGTAACTACCATGCAGGAAATGCGCGCTTATATACTGATTACAGTTTAATTACTTGTAATAAAGACATTACTGAAGATATACACAAAGTATTTCAGCAGCTCACCGGTATGGGTAAAGCACTGAGTATTAAAAAGATTTACCACGCACCGTTTACCTTACACAAAAGCTTATTGGCATTAATTGCGAAAGAAGCTGACAACGCAAAAAACGGCAAGCCCGCTCGCATTATTGTGAAAGTAAACTCACTCACCGAGCCAAAGATTATCAAAGCGTTATATCAAGCCAGCCAAGCAGGTGTAGAGATCGACTGTATTGTACGAGGCATGTGTCGTTTGGTTCCGGGTATCCCTGAGGTTAGCGAAAATATTCGCGTGCGCAGTATCATCGGTCGCTTTTTAGAACATACTCGTGTGTATTATTTCGAAAACAACGGCGACTCCAAAATATTTGGTGCCAGCGCTGACTGGATGGAACGTAACCTGTTAAGTCGAGTTGAAACTTGTTTTCCCATTGATAATGAAAAATGGGCAGCACGTATGAAAGCAGACTTAGAACTATATTTAACCGACAACTGCCAAAGCTGGGTATTGCAACGCGATGGCAGCTACATTAAGTCAGAACCTAAAAACGGTGAAGAGCAAATCAGCGCACAACAGGTGCTACTGGACACACTGGCAGTTTAA
- a CDS encoding bifunctional TVP38/TMEM64 family protein/FAD-dependent oxidoreductase — protein sequence MKKLLIIAALAAIITALVVFDAQQYLTPDFYQQLFSEQPLLTGAIFFVVYVIATALSIPGAAALTLIGGAIFGLGWGLLLISFASSIGATLAFLMTRLLLKDWVQAKFGNYLTTINNGVEKDGAFYLFTLRLIPVVPFFVINLVMGLMPIKARTFYWVSQVGMLAGTAVYVNAGAQLGQLDELSFAGIMTPGLLGSFVLLAIFPWVARTLINKVKKNRALKAYQKPNTFDDNLLVIGAGAGGLVSSYIAAATKAKVTLIEKHKMGGDCLNTGCVPSKAIIHAASLAHEARGAKSVGVNVGEVDVDFAKVMESVHAGIKDVEPHDSIERYEGLGVNCITGSATIVNPWTVEIETAQGKQTRTARNIIIAAGGRPKVFPIPGIDEVGYYTSDTLWEIKQQPKRLLVIGAGPIGCELAQSFNRLGTTVTMVDPAPHILGREDADVVEEVTAQFKTEGMNLMTGCKPKSFALINGEKQAVIETPEGDQTITFDAMIMAVGREANVKGYGLDNLNIQLDERGNILVDEYLETSMPGVYAVGDVIGGYQFTHVSAHEAWYASVNALFGHLKRFKADYSVIPWATYTDPQVGRVGLNETDAKAKGIAFEVTKFEIKELDRAIVDGQARGFVKVLTVPGKDKILGATIVGAMAGELMAEFVLAMRHGLGLNKILGTIHAYPTMMEANKYVAGEWKRNNAPQKLLQIVEKLHTWRRG from the coding sequence ATGAAAAAGCTCCTCATAATTGCGGCTCTGGCAGCCATTATCACCGCCTTAGTGGTATTTGATGCCCAGCAATATCTTACCCCCGACTTTTATCAGCAATTATTCAGCGAGCAACCGTTATTAACAGGGGCCATCTTTTTTGTGGTTTATGTGATAGCAACGGCCCTGTCGATCCCAGGGGCCGCCGCGCTTACATTAATTGGTGGCGCTATTTTTGGTTTAGGTTGGGGCTTATTGTTAATCAGTTTTGCGAGCTCCATTGGTGCTACGTTGGCATTTTTAATGACGCGCCTTTTATTAAAAGACTGGGTGCAGGCCAAATTCGGTAATTATTTAACCACCATTAACAATGGCGTTGAAAAAGATGGCGCCTTTTATTTATTTACCTTACGTTTAATTCCGGTTGTGCCGTTTTTTGTTATCAACCTTGTGATGGGTTTGATGCCGATTAAAGCCCGTACATTTTATTGGGTGAGTCAGGTGGGTATGTTGGCGGGCACGGCGGTGTATGTGAATGCCGGTGCTCAGCTTGGTCAATTAGATGAGCTTTCATTTGCAGGCATTATGACACCGGGCTTGTTAGGCAGTTTTGTCTTGCTGGCGATTTTCCCTTGGGTTGCACGTACGTTAATTAATAAAGTGAAAAAGAACCGTGCGTTAAAGGCCTACCAAAAACCAAACACCTTTGATGATAATTTATTGGTCATTGGCGCAGGTGCGGGCGGTTTAGTTAGCAGCTACATTGCAGCGGCCACCAAAGCCAAGGTAACCCTGATAGAAAAACATAAAATGGGTGGCGACTGTTTAAATACAGGTTGTGTGCCCTCAAAAGCCATCATTCATGCCGCAAGCCTTGCTCATGAAGCGCGCGGTGCAAAAAGCGTGGGTGTGAATGTGGGTGAGGTGGATGTGGATTTCGCAAAAGTGATGGAGTCTGTCCATGCTGGCATTAAAGACGTTGAACCTCACGACAGCATCGAGCGGTATGAAGGTTTGGGTGTTAACTGCATAACGGGCAGTGCCACTATTGTGAACCCGTGGACAGTAGAAATCGAAACCGCACAAGGCAAACAAACACGCACGGCGCGCAATATTATTATTGCAGCCGGTGGGCGACCAAAAGTCTTCCCGATTCCGGGGATTGATGAAGTGGGTTATTACACCTCTGATACCTTGTGGGAAATCAAACAACAACCAAAACGCTTGTTGGTCATTGGTGCAGGGCCGATTGGTTGTGAACTTGCACAAAGTTTTAATCGCTTAGGTACTACTGTCACCATGGTGGATCCGGCTCCTCATATTTTAGGGCGTGAAGATGCGGATGTGGTTGAAGAAGTCACTGCGCAGTTTAAAACCGAAGGCATGAATCTGATGACAGGTTGTAAGCCAAAATCATTTGCGTTGATTAATGGTGAAAAACAAGCGGTTATTGAAACACCAGAGGGTGATCAAACGATCACCTTTGATGCCATGATCATGGCCGTTGGTCGCGAAGCCAATGTGAAAGGTTATGGCTTAGATAACTTAAATATTCAGCTAGATGAGCGTGGCAACATCTTGGTGGATGAATACCTAGAAACCAGTATGCCCGGTGTATATGCCGTAGGTGATGTGATCGGCGGTTATCAATTTACCCATGTTTCAGCTCACGAGGCATGGTATGCCAGTGTAAATGCACTATTTGGTCATTTAAAAAGATTCAAAGCCGACTATTCTGTTATCCCTTGGGCCACCTACACCGATCCGCAAGTGGGCCGTGTGGGTTTAAATGAAACCGATGCCAAAGCAAAAGGCATTGCGTTTGAAGTGACGAAGTTTGAAATAAAAGAATTAGACCGTGCCATTGTGGATGGTCAAGCCCGTGGCTTTGTAAAAGTACTGACCGTACCGGGTAAAGATAAAATATTAGGGGCCACCATTGTGGGTGCCATGGCCGGTGAATTAATGGCCGAGTTTGTATTGGCTATGCGCCATGGTTTGGGGTTGAATAAAATTCTAGGCACCATTCACGCTTACCCAACCATGATGGAAGCGAATAAGTACGTGGCCGGTGAATGGAAGCGCAATAATGCCCCACAAAAACTATTACAAATTGTAGAAAAATTGCATACATGGCGACGAGGTTAG